TGAAGCGGCAGACGAGGGACACTTGGGGGGATTAGCAGGCTGAAGGGGTACATTTCAGCCAAAGTCGCAGATTTAAGTGTAGTTTATACATTTATTTCTGCCAAAATAGCTCATTCCGATCCTTTAGTTGCACTTAGTGCAGCTATAAAGTGGAGATTCGGTGCTGAGAAAGGAAAATCAGGAATTTAGTTGCACGAAATACAACTAAAAAAATCTTGAGAGAGTATCACGAGGAATAGTGCACTTTTTGCAGTTAACAGGTGCTTATGAGCTCCTATGGTTTTGGGATATACGGAACAGAGTACGCAAAGTGGAGTACAAGAGTCCCCTCAATTAAGAAGAGTAAGATGGGAATTGGCCGCATAGATGGTCAGATAGAGGTTGCATCAAAGTCACGCAGAGGAAACACAAGTCACACAAGTCACGCGAGTTACACAAGTCACATAAGAGATCGCACAGAGATTAAACAGAGGCCATACAGAAGTCACACGCTCCTCTGATTGTACTTTGTACAATAAATTCTATCAAAAAGACGTTGGAATTTGCTTCTATTGCACATTCTGCGATCAATTGTTATAAGAACGTATCATTATCACTAAAAGACCAGATTCTGATGCACAAAGTACAACAGAATCCCAATTACCTATAAAAAAGAATACTTCTATTGCACAAACTACAATAGAAGCATCAAAAAAAGTATTCTTAGAAGCCGAAAAACGAAACGTAGCACAACGCTCGTACGTAGACGCTGATTAGGATGATCTATTGATATTTAACCACAATCGCATTACTGATCTGACGTCCTGGGGGCGTGAGGTATTTGCCATTGTAATAAAGTCCGCTTGATGCGCCGCCATCTAGATTCATGGCTTGATACGCACCAGCCTGTTTCATCATTTCTGCCAGCTGTGGGATAGTAGCTCCACCAGTGGTCAGCAGAATTAGCTTGTGGTCGCGAGTGAGGCCAAGTGCGCTGCGGGCTCCACCGCCTGTTAAGATTTTGGCATCCTTGAAGCCTTCTGCCACGACATTAAGGGATACCTTGCCATTCACAAGCAGACGTGGTCCGGCTTGGAGCGCCCCTTCTATAGATCCGGAAGCAAAATGGTTCGTAAACTCTAGTCCGGGAATAAGCGAGGCCAGATGATTGCTGTCATAGGTGAAAATCGTGCGGCGATCCCCGGAGCTATTTTTGAGCATTTTTCCACCACTAACCATATAACCGTAAGGAGCTTTGTAAGCCCCTTTAGTGTAGGCATCAAAGAACGTACCATTAATAGCAACTACGGCATTATTGCGCTTGGCTAGACTGCTCAGTTCCTCCACTTTTCCCACCGTATTGCCTGCTAGTACAACGTCGAGCTTCACTTTAGGATGCAGTAGGGATACCGTAACCGTTTGGGCTTTGAAGGATCTGCCACCTACCTTGAAAGTTTTACTAGCACTGACATCGGGGGAGGAATCTGCTTTGATAAGTGCGCCAGTCTGTACAGGAACAGTCGATGAAATATCGTTATTAGTAAGGGTTACAGAAGAGGCTTCCTGATTCCACTCTAATTGAAAGCCCAGCGTTTTGCTGACAAAA
The window above is part of the Paenibacillus sp. FSL K6-0276 genome. Proteins encoded here:
- a CDS encoding phosphodiester glycosidase family protein, translated to MKKLLFSFFLAFLLLIPVFTICPFTAGAASVPKNTVYVTKNNHSYIPLRLLNNLTGIHAEWNASDKRITITNADTKITLTLGQAAALVNDKPVTLTDSAFSDNGTVYIPLSFVSKTLGFQLEWNQEASSVTLTNNDISSTVPVQTGALIKADSSPDVSASKTFKVGGRSFKAQTVTVSLLHPKVKLDVVLAGNTVGKVEELSSLAKRNNAVVAINGTFFDAYTKGAYKAPYGYMVSGGKMLKNSSGDRRTIFTYDSNHLASLIPGLEFTNHFASGSIEGALQAGPRLLVNGKVSLNVVAEGFKDAKILTGGGARSALGLTRDHKLILLTTGGATIPQLAEMMKQAGAYQAMNLDGGASSGLYYNGKYLTPPGRQISNAIVVKYQ